In one window of Fibrobacter sp. DNA:
- a CDS encoding NUDIX domain-containing protein: MIQYTGFKYCPNCGNEALEVFLKNGIKCRNCGYIYFHNMASAVGGIIISNKEILLAKRAHDPCIGMFDLPGGFVDYGETLEGALKREIREEIGIEVSEPEYIGSFPNTYYYENVTYFTSDAFFVCRMLNNEQPVLSTEISGLIFVKPEAIPFQQIAFESARAALRYFSSISSRFI, encoded by the coding sequence TTGATACAGTATACAGGATTCAAATACTGCCCGAACTGCGGGAATGAGGCTCTGGAGGTTTTTCTTAAAAACGGGATCAAATGCAGGAACTGCGGATATATTTATTTCCACAACATGGCATCTGCGGTAGGAGGGATAATTATCTCTAATAAAGAGATACTGCTGGCTAAGCGCGCACATGATCCATGTATAGGGATGTTTGACCTGCCCGGTGGTTTTGTCGATTACGGGGAGACGCTTGAAGGTGCCCTCAAGAGAGAGATCCGTGAAGAGATCGGCATAGAAGTATCTGAACCAGAGTATATCGGGTCTTTTCCAAATACCTACTATTATGAGAATGTCACCTATTTTACTTCCGATGCCTTTTTCGTATGCAGAATGCTGAACAATGAGCAGCCGGTATTGAGCACTGAAATAAGCGGTTTGATATTTGTAAAACCGGAAGCTATACCTTTTCAACAGATTGCCTTTGAATCAGCCAGAGCTGCCCTGCGCTATTTCAGTTCCATTTCATCCAGGTTTATTTAG